One part of the Sorangiineae bacterium MSr11954 genome encodes these proteins:
- a CDS encoding RNA polymerase sigma factor: protein MQDERRPQEAGLDLAMDRYAQGDDAAFAQVYDELAPRLYGYLLRQTRSRERAEDLVQQTFLRIHRARGHFMAGSAVTPWAFAIARRLLIDSVRRGRREVLGFEEDEDVGAETAGTEVDPEAWARANEAARTLGRELARLPENQRVAFELVKQEGLSLREAAAVLGTTVAAVKLRAHRAYTALRVSLGGSVLDEQPEGKETP, encoded by the coding sequence GTGCAGGACGAGCGGCGACCGCAGGAGGCTGGGCTCGACCTTGCGATGGACCGCTACGCGCAAGGCGATGACGCGGCCTTCGCGCAGGTCTACGACGAGCTTGCGCCTCGGCTTTACGGCTACCTGCTGCGGCAGACGCGCTCGCGCGAGCGGGCCGAAGATTTGGTGCAGCAGACGTTTTTGCGGATTCATCGGGCGCGAGGTCATTTCATGGCGGGGTCCGCAGTGACGCCTTGGGCCTTTGCCATTGCGCGACGGTTGCTCATCGATAGTGTGCGCCGAGGTCGTCGGGAGGTTCTCGGGTTCGAGGAGGACGAGGACGTTGGCGCCGAGACCGCCGGCACCGAGGTCGATCCCGAAGCTTGGGCCCGCGCCAACGAGGCTGCACGGACCCTCGGCCGCGAGCTGGCGCGGCTGCCCGAAAACCAACGGGTCGCATTCGAGCTGGTCAAGCAAGAGGGGCTCTCCCTTCGCGAGGCGGCCGCCGTGCTCGGCACCACCGTCGCCGCCGTCAAACTTCGCGCACACCGCGCGTACACCGCGCTCCGAGTCTCGCTGGGGGGCAGCGTGCTCGACGAGCAACCCGAAGGAAAAGAGACGCCATGA
- a CDS encoding DUF1109 domain-containing protein has protein sequence MISTRPSQKPSSDLRARVLAVARQTPSPSRARVTWATRWLVLAAVVSSLAVFFALGGFQLGNRPVPYVYATTAGWAVLALVGFRIAFVRSRRSMLGPARQSLVALAAGMPVALLLFSLVCCSIWPEVQLLDAPLWGYLACFGSTSIMGTLPLVALAIARRGSDPVHPRATGAALGAAMGVWGGTLIDLHCRCATLPHIAFSHVLPMVVLAIVGAVVAPRVLGF, from the coding sequence ATGATCTCCACGCGTCCCTCCCAAAAGCCCTCGTCGGATCTGCGCGCGCGCGTCCTGGCCGTCGCGCGGCAGACGCCCTCACCCAGCCGCGCCCGGGTCACCTGGGCGACGCGCTGGCTCGTGCTCGCCGCGGTGGTCTCCTCGCTCGCCGTCTTCTTCGCCTTGGGCGGATTTCAGCTGGGTAATCGGCCGGTGCCCTACGTGTACGCGACCACCGCGGGATGGGCCGTTCTCGCGCTGGTCGGCTTCCGCATCGCGTTCGTGCGGTCGCGCCGATCGATGCTGGGCCCCGCGCGGCAGTCGCTCGTGGCGCTCGCGGCCGGCATGCCGGTGGCGCTCCTCCTCTTTTCGCTCGTCTGTTGCAGCATCTGGCCCGAGGTGCAGCTCCTGGACGCACCGTTGTGGGGTTACCTCGCGTGCTTTGGATCGACGTCCATCATGGGCACTCTGCCGCTGGTGGCGCTGGCGATCGCGCGCCGCGGATCCGATCCCGTACATCCGCGCGCAACCGGCGCCGCCCTGGGTGCCGCCATGGGCGTATGGGGAGGCACGTTGATCGACCTGCATTGCCGGTGCGCGACGTTGCCCCACATCGCCTTCTCGCACGTCCTCCCCATGGTCGTCCTCGCGATCGTGGGAGCCGTCGTCGCGCCGCGCGTTTTGGGGTTTTGA
- a CDS encoding M4 family metallopeptidase, with translation MKITVRSHRRATFALLPILACAPLACSGGSDAAGQDPARPPAVGDPVEVVARDGISLAPTYIKGNLGTARAAAAVESVASLLGARTSRFELASSVRDGAVHDRYTQFRNARIVLGGELVVHSRNGVIYAANGDGLGDLPAPAEAAIAISAPAAISAAVSIYAPEQYAAAGAKTELAYRRAANGKELLLVHTITVTGAQTDGTPIVDTVLVDAVSGSIVDRIPTIHTARNRELHDLKNKTSLPGATVRIEGQEPTSDSVVNTNYDRLGTTYDAYKELFGRDSLDDAGGKLISSVHYSTNYNNAYWNGRQMVYGDGDGRTFSNLANSLDVTAHELTHGVTSKTSNLTYSGESGGLNEAMSDIFGNVVEYYGAGKVVSDDTWKVGEDVYTPSTAGDALRYLNDPAKDKRSLDYYPDYSSGVDVHYSSGIANLAFYLLSQGGTHPRGKTDVKVTGIGIEKAAQVFYRANTTIFTSSTSFANAKTWTEQAAKELGYTDDEVTSVRNAWLAVGVGTE, from the coding sequence ATGAAGATCACGGTACGATCCCACCGGCGGGCGACGTTCGCGCTGCTCCCGATCCTCGCATGCGCACCCTTGGCTTGCTCGGGAGGCTCCGATGCCGCGGGCCAGGATCCCGCTCGGCCTCCCGCGGTCGGAGACCCTGTCGAAGTCGTGGCGCGCGATGGGATTTCCCTGGCGCCCACGTATATCAAAGGAAATTTGGGCACCGCCCGCGCCGCGGCGGCGGTCGAATCGGTGGCCTCGCTCCTCGGCGCCCGCACATCGCGCTTCGAGCTCGCGAGCTCCGTTCGCGACGGCGCCGTTCATGATCGCTATACGCAATTCAGGAATGCACGGATCGTTTTGGGTGGCGAATTGGTGGTGCATAGCCGGAATGGTGTCATCTACGCGGCCAACGGCGACGGGCTCGGCGATCTCCCGGCGCCGGCCGAGGCCGCGATCGCCATATCGGCCCCCGCCGCCATATCGGCCGCCGTTTCCATCTATGCCCCCGAGCAGTACGCGGCCGCCGGCGCGAAGACGGAGCTCGCGTACCGCCGCGCCGCGAATGGCAAGGAGCTGCTCCTCGTTCATACGATCACGGTGACCGGCGCCCAAACGGACGGCACCCCCATCGTGGATACCGTGCTCGTCGACGCGGTGAGCGGCTCCATCGTCGATCGCATTCCGACCATTCATACGGCGCGCAATCGGGAGCTCCACGATTTGAAGAACAAAACATCGCTGCCGGGGGCGACGGTGCGGATCGAGGGGCAGGAGCCTACGTCGGATTCGGTGGTCAATACCAATTACGACCGATTGGGCACCACCTACGACGCCTACAAAGAGCTCTTTGGCCGCGACTCGCTCGACGACGCCGGCGGCAAGTTGATTAGCTCGGTCCACTACAGCACCAATTACAACAACGCCTATTGGAACGGGCGGCAGATGGTGTACGGCGACGGCGACGGTCGCACCTTCTCGAACCTGGCCAACTCGCTCGACGTGACCGCCCACGAGCTGACCCACGGTGTGACCTCGAAGACCTCGAACCTCACCTACTCGGGCGAATCCGGCGGCCTGAACGAGGCCATGTCCGACATCTTCGGCAATGTGGTCGAGTATTACGGCGCCGGAAAGGTCGTCAGCGACGATACGTGGAAGGTGGGCGAGGACGTGTACACGCCCTCCACCGCTGGCGATGCCCTTCGCTATTTGAACGATCCGGCCAAGGACAAACGGTCGCTCGACTACTATCCCGATTACTCCTCGGGGGTCGATGTGCACTACAGCTCGGGGATCGCCAACCTCGCCTTCTACCTTTTGTCCCAGGGCGGCACCCACCCGCGCGGCAAGACCGACGTCAAGGTGACGGGCATCGGCATCGAGAAGGCGGCCCAGGTCTTCTACCGCGCCAACACCACGATTTTCACCTCGTCCACCTCGTTCGCCAACGCCAAGACCTGGACGGAGCAGGCCGCCAAGGAGCTCGGCTACACGGACGACGAGGTCACCTCCGTGCGCAACGCCTGGCTGGCCGTTGGCGTCGGCACCGAGTAG
- a CDS encoding radical SAM protein codes for MRIALLYPPPWKIAAREETRDHGRDGPPPGHRPQDLDADFYQTPYGLFTLGAEALRAGHRVKVLNLSAYAWTAVEAILQGLDADVFGMSCWTANRRGVALAARAIRTYHPKAHIVVGGPHATPFAKEMLEHYPEIDTVSLGESDATFLELIGRLELGQPTAGIAGTMYRAGGVVQKGPERRAIHDLDTLASPHDYFDTHIVMTSRGCPWACTFCGAETTWGRGFRGHSVRYTLDAIERLLARLPVKMVQIKDDTFTTNKKRVLELCHGIRERGLQFFWSCDTRVDLLTEPLLREMRLAGCQRLSLGVESGSQTILDAIDKKITPDEILESTEMAKRVGIKVRYYMMLGNRGETEQTFRETLDFLDRAKPHEYIFSCLSIYPGTRDFHDAEEAGFVDREVFFTETFQELKTPFDASEEDTQRMNAWFFANSGLRVVHRDNVADYRAILERLGDYHAAHMDLGAALYHAGDLDGAEHHVRRALELGYPLPGLVYNHLACIAKARGDLDGMMNHFSHAAKVDPQHYVLIQNVNAARAWFKQGGPGRNLPLSLSVRHDFQLLERTVQPTLPGPLPEDWKTWSAVPARAQPSATYLRTPDVEGSQHVLKTRTRLKVVV; via the coding sequence ATGCGCATTGCCCTTCTTTATCCACCTCCCTGGAAGATTGCAGCGCGCGAGGAAACGCGCGACCACGGTCGCGACGGACCCCCGCCGGGGCATCGGCCGCAGGATCTCGACGCGGATTTTTACCAGACGCCCTACGGCCTTTTCACGTTGGGGGCCGAGGCCTTGCGCGCCGGGCATCGGGTCAAGGTGCTCAACCTCTCCGCCTATGCGTGGACCGCGGTCGAAGCGATCCTCCAGGGCCTGGACGCGGACGTCTTCGGCATGTCGTGCTGGACGGCCAACCGACGCGGCGTGGCGCTGGCGGCGCGCGCCATCCGCACCTACCACCCCAAGGCGCACATCGTGGTGGGCGGACCGCACGCCACGCCGTTTGCGAAGGAAATGTTGGAGCACTACCCCGAGATCGACACGGTGTCGCTCGGCGAGAGCGACGCCACGTTCCTGGAGCTGATCGGGCGGCTCGAGCTCGGTCAGCCCACCGCGGGCATCGCCGGGACGATGTACCGCGCCGGCGGCGTGGTGCAGAAGGGGCCCGAGCGTCGCGCGATCCACGATCTCGACACCTTGGCCTCGCCCCACGACTATTTCGATACGCACATCGTGATGACCTCGCGTGGCTGCCCCTGGGCGTGCACCTTCTGCGGCGCGGAGACCACGTGGGGCCGCGGCTTTCGCGGTCACTCGGTCCGCTACACGCTCGACGCCATCGAGCGCCTGCTCGCGCGGCTGCCCGTGAAGATGGTGCAGATCAAAGACGACACCTTCACGACCAACAAGAAGCGCGTGCTGGAGCTTTGCCACGGCATCCGCGAGCGGGGCCTCCAATTTTTCTGGAGCTGCGACACCCGCGTGGATCTGCTGACCGAGCCGCTCTTGCGCGAGATGCGCTTGGCCGGCTGCCAGCGTTTGAGCCTGGGGGTGGAGTCGGGCTCGCAGACCATTTTGGATGCCATCGACAAGAAGATCACGCCCGACGAGATCCTCGAATCGACCGAGATGGCCAAGCGGGTCGGCATCAAGGTTCGCTACTACATGATGCTCGGCAACCGCGGTGAGACCGAGCAGACCTTCCGCGAGACCCTCGACTTCCTCGATCGCGCCAAGCCCCACGAGTACATCTTCTCGTGCTTGTCGATCTACCCGGGCACGCGCGACTTCCACGACGCCGAGGAGGCCGGCTTCGTCGATCGCGAGGTCTTCTTCACCGAGACCTTCCAGGAGCTCAAGACCCCGTTCGACGCCTCCGAAGAGGACACGCAGCGGATGAACGCGTGGTTCTTCGCCAACAGCGGTCTACGGGTGGTGCATCGCGACAACGTGGCCGACTACCGCGCCATTTTGGAGCGCCTCGGCGACTACCACGCGGCGCACATGGATCTGGGCGCGGCGCTCTACCACGCGGGGGATCTGGATGGCGCCGAGCACCATGTCCGCCGCGCCCTCGAGCTGGGGTATCCGTTGCCGGGGCTCGTCTACAACCACCTCGCGTGCATCGCCAAGGCGCGCGGCGATCTCGATGGCATGATGAACCACTTCAGCCACGCCGCGAAGGTCGATCCGCAGCACTACGTCCTCATCCAAAACGTGAACGCGGCGCGCGCGTGGTTCAAGCAAGGCGGCCCGGGCCGGAATCTCCCGCTGTCGCTCTCGGTGCGCCATGATTTTCAGCTGCTCGAGCGCACCGTGCAGCCCACCTTGCCCGGCCCTCTGCCGGAGGATTGGAAGACGTGGAGCGCGGTGCCCGCACGAGCCCAGCCGAGCGCGACGTACTTGAGGACCCCCGATGTGGAAGGGAGCCAACACGTGCTCAAGACGCGCACCCGGCTGAAGGTCGTCGTTTAG